In Uranotaenia lowii strain MFRU-FL chromosome 2, ASM2978415v1, whole genome shotgun sequence, one genomic interval encodes:
- the LOC129746190 gene encoding uncharacterized protein LOC129746190: protein MRTTASLLKQRIPQLEATVPFQEILPLRLKNQVSGKTGKESDVACLQEMAILFSCLKTHEFDERLCPKEMTSFKRCYKVYIDKKASKKETASKGILVPGKDLNCKQLNMFLKQFPGGSKEVIV from the coding sequence ATGCGTACCACGGCAAGCCTGCTCAAACAGCGGATCCCGCAACTGGAGGCTACCGTTCCGTTTCAGGAGATCCTACCGCTGCGGCTGAAGAACCAGGTCAGTGGCAAAACGGGGAAAGAAAGCGACGTTGCATGCCTCCAGGAAATGGCCATCCTGTTTTCCTGCCTGAAGACGCACGAATTCGACGAACGGCTCTGCCCCAAGGAAATGACCAGCTTCAAGCGGTGCTACAAAGTTTACATCGATAAGAAGGCCAGCAAAAAGGAAACCGCCAGCAAGGGTATCCTGGTGCCCGGGAAGGACCTTAACTGTAAGCAATTGAACATGTTTCTTAAACAATTCCCCGGGGGATCGAAAGAAGTGATTGTTTGA